The following proteins are encoded in a genomic region of Takifugu rubripes chromosome 9, fTakRub1.2, whole genome shotgun sequence:
- the kif21a gene encoding kinesin-like protein KIF21A isoform X4 yields MTTGQDESSVRVALRIRPQLAREKIEGCHICTYVMPGEPQVILGKDKAFTYDYMFDMDSQQDAIYTTCTEKLIDGCFEGYNATIFAYGQTGSGKTYTMGTGFDVNIADDELGIVPRAVHHLFQGIEERREAAQAQGRPVPEFKINAQFLELYNEEVLDLFDSSRDMKQKSHIKIHEDANGGIYTVGVTTRTVGSEAEMIQCLKLGALSRTTASTQMNVQSSRSHAIFTIHLCQVRVCASDNQENETDNRVSNGNSEMDEYETLTAKFHFVDLAGSERLKRTGATGDRAKEGISINCGLLALGNVISALGDRSKRASHVPYRDSKLTRLLQDSLGGNSQTVMIACISPSDRDFMETLNTLKYANRARNIKNKVMVNQDKASQQISALRTEIARLQMELMEYKSGKRMAGEDGVESFSDMFHENSMLQTENSNLRVRVKAMQETIDAQRARLTQLLSDQANQALGRAGEGGTEEIGNMIQSYIKEIEDLRAKLLESESVNEHLRKNLARASNRQSLYGGPGAFASAALAPEKETSDIIELAKKDLEKLKKREKKKKKSVNKDEVLDNELEKSTEKELLEREDAEMEVQEDSDHEEGEEEEEEEEEMDVEESSDDSDSESDEKENFQADLANITCEIAIKQKLIDELENSQRRLHTLKQQYEQKLMMLQCKIKDTQLERDRILHNMNSVESGSEDKARKIKAEYEKKLSVMNKELQKLHSAQKEHARLLKNQSQYEKQLRKLQTDVAEMKKTKVRLMKQMKEQQEKNRMNESRRNREIASLKKDQRRQEHQLKLLEAQKRQQELILRRKTEEVTALRRQARPSSGKVIRKVNLPEPAQDSPHRLPPSGRMYSSGSTAPTSARSPYRRTVGVYSTRVARNKWQTLERRISGVIMQRMTISNMEADMNRLLKQREELTKRKEKVIRKKERLLREGSEAEKTVPPLSEEVEALTANIDYINDSIADCQANIMQMEETKEEGDTVDVSAVISSCTLAEARFLLDHFMSMAINKGLQAAQRESQVKVMEGRLKQTEITSATQNQLLFHMLKEKAEFNPELDALLGNALQETGDDSSSDESAQSPSADGASLASDLMKLCGESKTRNKARRRTTTQMELLYANSDSILELPAADFSMLPLAETPDGGGEVEASGSSVRDYAALSPGFSSKMGSISGSRTSSGLEKRAAEPSPLSRRKTYDKAQAAGNRAKVKETKQGVIYPVPSTKSSRSSTLQCVHVAEGHSKAVLCVDSTDDLLFTGSKDRTCKVWNLVTGQEIMSLAGHPNNVVSVRYSSSLVFTVSTSYIKVWDIRDSAKCVRTLTSSGQVTLGDGCSASTSRTVAIPAGENQINQIALNPNGTVLYAAAGNSVRVWDLRRFASTGKLMGHLGPVMCLTVDQSGTSSQDLVITGSKDHYIKLFDVTEGSLGSIGPTHNFEPPHYDGIESLVVQGDMFFSGSRDNGIKKWDLDRKDLLQQVPNAHRDWVCALGVVPGSPVLLSGCRAGVLKLWHTDTLGPLGELRGHESPITSISTNSSHLFTASDDRTVKIWRARGGLDSTAEGADNADEVASN; encoded by the exons GATTCGTCCTCAGCTGGCCAGAGAAAAGATCGAGGGATGCCACATCTGCACCTACGTGATGCCCGGAGAGCCTCAGGTGATCCTGGGCAAAGACAAGGCCTTCACCTACGACTACATGTTCGACATGGACTCGCAGCAGGACGCCATCTACACCACCTGCACGGAGAAGCTGATCGACGGCTGCTTCGAGGGCTACAACGCCACCATCTTTGCATACGGGCAG ACCGGCTCGGGGAAGACCTACACCATGGGGACGGGCTTCGACGTCAACATCGCCGATGACGAGCTGGGCATCGTCCCCCGCGCCGTCCACCACCTCTTCCAGGGCATCGAGGAGCGTCGGGAGGCGGCGCAGGCGCAGGGCCGTCCCGTGCCCGAGTTTAAGATCAACGCCCAGTTTCTTGAG CTTTATAATGAGGAAGTTCTGGACCTGTTTGACTCCTCAAGAGACATGAAGCAAAAATCGCACATCAAGATCCACGAAGATGCTAACGGGGGCATCTACACGGTGGGAGTGACCACCCGGACCGTCGGCTCCGAGGCCGAG ATGATCCAGTGCCTGAAGCTCGGAGCTCTGTCTCGGACCACGGCGAGCACGCAGATGAATGTCCAGAGCTCTCGATCACACGCCATCTTCACCATCCACCTGTGCCAAGTCCGCGTCTGTGCCTCTGACAAT CAGGAGAACGAGACCGATAACAGAGTCTCCAACGGAAACTCTGAGATGGATGAGTACGAGACGCTGACCGCCAAGTTCCACTTTGTGGACTTAGCCGGTTCTGAGAGGCTGAAGAGAACTGGGGCGACTGGAGACCGAGCCAAGGAGGGCATCTCCATCAACTGTGGGCTG CTGGCTCTGGGGAATGTAATCAGCGCTTTGGGTGACCGCAGCAAGCGGGCGTCTCATGTGCCTTATCGAGACTCCAAACTCACCCGACTTCTGCAGGACTCGTTAGGAGGGAACAG CCAAACAGTCATGATCGCCTGCATCAGTCCGTCTGACCGCGACTTCATGGAGACGCTCAACACTCTGAAGTACGCCAACCGGGCTCGCAACATCAAGAACAAGGTGATGGTGAACCAGGACAAGGCCAGTCAGCAGATCAGCGCTCTGAGGACCGAGATCGCCcgtctgcagatggagctgatggagtACAAGTCG GGCAAACGTATGGCCGGCGAGGACGGCGTGGAGAGTTTCAGCGACATGTTCCATGAAAACTCGATGCTGCAGACGGAGAACAGCAACCTGAGGGTGCGGGTGAAGGCCATGCAGGAGACCATCGATGCCCAGAGAGCGCGCCTCACCCAGCTGCTCAGCGACCAGGCCAACCAGGCCCTCGGCAGGGCAG GTGAGGGAGGAACCGAAGAGATTGGAAACATGATTCAGAGTTACATCAAAGAGATCGAAGACCTCAG AGCCAAACTGCTGGAGAGTGAGTCCGTGAACGAGCACCTGAGGAAGAACCTGGCCCGCGCCTCCAATCGGCAGTCGCTCTACGGAGGCCCGGGCGCCTTCGCCTCCGCCGCGCTGGCGCCCGAGAAggagacctctgacatcatcgaACTGGCCAAGAAAGACctggaaaaactgaaaaagcgggaaaagaagaagaagaaaag CGTCAACAAGGACGAAGTTCTCGACAACGAGCTGGAAAAgagcacagaaaaagagctgctggagcgtGAGGACGCGGAGATG GAGGTCCAGGAAGACAGCGATCacgaggaaggagaggaggaggaggaggaagaggaggagatggatgtGGAGGAGAGTTCAGACGATTCTGACTCCGAGTCAGATGAAAAAG AGAACTTCCAGGCCGATCTGGCCAACATCACCTGTGAGATCGCCATCAAGCAGAAGCTGATCGATGAGCTGGAGAACAGCCAGCGGCGCCTGCACACGCTCAAGCAGCAGTACGAGCAGAAGCTGATGATGCTGCAGTGCAAGATCAAAGACACGCAGCTGGAGCGAGACCGCATCCTCCACAACATGA ACTCGGTGGAAAGCGGCTCGGAGGACAAAGCGCGCAAGATTAAGGCCGAATacgagaagaagctgagtgTCATGAAcaaggagctgcagaagctgcactcTGCCCAGAAGGAGCACGCACGGCTGCTGAAGAACCAGTCGCAGTACGagaagcagctgaggaagctgcagACGGACGTGGCGGAGATGAAGAAGACCAAG GTGCGTCTCATGAAGCagatgaaggagcagcaggagaagaacaggATGAACGAATCTCGCAGAAATCGAGAAATCGCGTCCTTGAAGAAAGACCAGCGCCGGCAGGAG CACCAACTGAAGTTACTGGAAGCTCagaagaggcagcaggagctgatcctgaggaggaagacggaggaGGTGACGGCTCTCAGGAGGCAAGCTCGGCCCAGCTCGGGAAAGGTGATCAGAAAGGTCAACCTCCCAGAACCGGCCCAGGACTCCCCCCACAGACTCCCTCCGTCTGGGCGCATGTACTCCTCCGGCAGCACAGCCCCCACCAGCGCTCG ATCTCCCTACAGGCGCACAGTTGGTGTTTACTCCACCAGGGTCGCACGCAATAAGTGGCAGACCCTGGAGCGCCGCATCTCCGGCGTCATCATGCAGAGGATGACCATCTCCAACATGGAGGCCGACATGAACCGGCTCCTCAAG CAACGAGAGGAGCTGACCAAGCGCAAAGAGAAGGTGATCCGCAAGAAGGAGCGTCTGCTGAGGGAGGGGTCTGAGGCGGAGAAGACCGTCCCCCCCCTCAGCGAGGAGGTGGAGGCGCTGACCGCCAACATCGACTACATCAACGACAGCATCGCGGACTGCCAGGCCAACATCATGCAGATGGAGGAAACCAAG gaggagggcgACACGGTGGACGTCTCCGCCGTCATCAGCTCCTGCACGCTGGCCGAGGCTCGTTTTCTCCTGGATCACTTTATGTCCATGGCAATCAATAAG GGCCTCCAGGCCGCCCAGCGGGAGTCCCAGGTGAAGGTGATGGAGGGCAGGCTGAAGCAGACAGAGATCACCAGCGCCACCCAGAACCAGCTGCTCTTCCACATGCTGAAGGAGAAGGCCGAGTTCAACCCGGAGCTGGATGCGCTGCTGGGGAACGCGCTGCAAG AAACTGGAGACGACAGCAGCAGTGACGAGTCTGCACAGAGTCCCTCTGCTGATGGAGC CAGTTTGGCTTCAGACCTGATGAAGCTCTGCGGTGAGAGCAAAACAAGAAACAAG gCTCGCAGGAGGACCACGACCCAGATGGAGCTGCTGTATGCAAACAGCGACTCCATCCTGGAGCTCCCCGCTGCAGATTTCTCCATGTTGCCTTTAGCTGAAACACCAGATGGGGGCGGAGAGGTGGAGGCGTCAGGCTCATCAGTCAGGGACTACGCCGCTCTCTCCCCTGGCTTTTCCTCTAAAATGGGCAGCAT CTCAGGCTCCAGAACTTCATCTGGGTTGGAAAAACGGGCAGCAGAACCCTCCCCGCTCTCTCGCAGGAAGACCTATGACAAGGCACAAGCAGCGGGCAACAGGGCAAAGGTCAAGGAGACTAAACA GGGCGTCATTTACCCCGTGCCGTCCACGAAGAGCAGCCGTTCGTCCACTTTGCAGTGCGTGCACGTGGCGGAGGGCCACAGCAAGGCCGTCCTGTGCGTGGACAGCACCGACGACCTTCTCTTCACCGGATCCAAAG ACCGGACCTGTAAGGTTTGGAACCTGGTGACGGGTCAGGAGATCATGTCCCTCGCGGGCCACCCCAACAACGTGGTGTCGGTCCGCTACAGCTCCAGTCTGGTCTTCACCGTCTCCACCTCCTACATCAAGGTGTGGGACATCCGAGACTCGGCCAAGTGCGTGCGGACGCTAAC GTCCTCCGGTCAGGTCACCCTCGGGGACGGCTGCTCGGCGAGCACCAGCCGCACCGTCGCCATCCcagcaggagagaaccagatcAACCAGATCGCTCTCAATCCCAACGGGACGGTTCTGTACGCAGCCGCGGGGAACTCGGTCCGAGTGTGGGACCTGCGGAG ATTTGCATCCACGGGAAAGCTAATGGGTCACCTGGGTCCGGTgatgtgtctgactgtggatcAGTCCGGAACCAGCAGTCAGGATCTGGTGATCACAGGGTCCAAGGATCACTACATCAAG CTGTTCGACGTGACCGAAGGCTCCCTGGGGAGCATCGGGCCCACGCACAACTTTGAGCCTCCTCACTACGACGGCATCGAGTCCCTGGTGGTCCAGGGAGACATGTTCTTCAGCGGCTCGCGAGACAACGGCATCAAGAAGTGGGACCTGGACCGTAAAGACCTGCTGCAG CAAGTCCCCAACGCCCACCGTGACTGGGTGTGTGCGCTGGGCGTGGTGCCCGGGTCGCCGGTGCTGCTGAGCGGCTGCCGGGCCGGCGTGCTGAAGCTGTGGCACACGGACACGCTGGGGCCTCTGGGGGAGCTGCGGGGCCACGAGAGCCCCATCACCAGCATCTCCACCAACAGCAGCCACCTCTTCACCGCCTCAGA CGACCGCACGGTGAAGATCTGGCGCGCgcgggggggcctggacagcACCGCGGAGGGGGCCGACAACGCCGACGAGGTGGCCAGTAACTGA
- the kif21a gene encoding kinesin-like protein KIF21A isoform X5: MTTGQDESSVRVALRIRPQLAREKIEGCHICTYVMPGEPQVILGKDKAFTYDYMFDMDSQQDAIYTTCTEKLIDGCFEGYNATIFAYGQTGSGKTYTMGTGFDVNIADDELGIVPRAVHHLFQGIEERREAAQAQGRPVPEFKINAQFLELYNEEVLDLFDSSRDMKQKSHIKIHEDANGGIYTVGVTTRTVGSEAEMIQCLKLGALSRTTASTQMNVQSSRSHAIFTIHLCQVRVCASDNQENETDNRVSNGNSEMDEYETLTAKFHFVDLAGSERLKRTGATGDRAKEGISINCGLLALGNVISALGDRSKRASHVPYRDSKLTRLLQDSLGGNSQTVMIACISPSDRDFMETLNTLKYANRARNIKNKVMVNQDKASQQISALRTEIARLQMELMEYKSGKRMAGEDGVESFSDMFHENSMLQTENSNLRVRVKAMQETIDAQRARLTQLLSDQANQALGRAGEGGTEEIGNMIQSYIKEIEDLRAKLLESESVNEHLRKNLARASNRQSLYGGPGAFASAALAPEKETSDIIELAKKDLEKLKKREKKKKKSVNKDEVLDNELEKSTEKELLEREDAEMEVQEDSDHEEGEEEEEEEEEMDVEESSDDSDSESDEKENFQADLANITCEIAIKQKLIDELENSQRRLHTLKQQYEQKLMMLQCKIKDTQLERDRILHNMNSVESGSEDKARKIKAEYEKKLSVMNKELQKLHSAQKEHARLLKNQSQYEKQLRKLQTDVAEMKKTKVRLMKQMKEQQEKNRMNESRRNREIASLKKDQRRQEHQLKLLEAQKRQQELILRRKTEEVTALRRQARPSSGKVIRKVNLPEPAQDSPHRLPPSGRMYSSGSTAPTSARSPYRRTVGVYSTRVARNKWQTLERRISGVIMQRMTISNMEADMNRLLKQREELTKRKEKVIRKKERLLREGSEAEKTVPPLSEEVEALTANIDYINDSIADCQANIMQMEETKEEGDTVDVSAVISSCTLAEARFLLDHFMSMAINKGLQAAQRESQVKVMEGRLKQTEITSATQNQLLFHMLKEKAEFNPELDALLGNALQETGDDSSSDESAQSPSADGALASDLMKLCGESKTRNKARRRTTTQMELLYANSDSILELPAADFSMLPLAETPDGGGEVEASGSSVRDYAALSPGFSSKMGSISGSRTSSGLEKRAAEPSPLSRRKTYDKAQAAGNRAKVKETKQGVIYPVPSTKSSRSSTLQCVHVAEGHSKAVLCVDSTDDLLFTGSKDRTCKVWNLVTGQEIMSLAGHPNNVVSVRYSSSLVFTVSTSYIKVWDIRDSAKCVRTLTSSGQVTLGDGCSASTSRTVAIPAGENQINQIALNPNGTVLYAAAGNSVRVWDLRRFASTGKLMGHLGPVMCLTVDQSGTSSQDLVITGSKDHYIKLFDVTEGSLGSIGPTHNFEPPHYDGIESLVVQGDMFFSGSRDNGIKKWDLDRKDLLQQVPNAHRDWVCALGVVPGSPVLLSGCRAGVLKLWHTDTLGPLGELRGHESPITSISTNSSHLFTASDDRTVKIWRARGGLDSTAEGADNADEVASN, translated from the exons GATTCGTCCTCAGCTGGCCAGAGAAAAGATCGAGGGATGCCACATCTGCACCTACGTGATGCCCGGAGAGCCTCAGGTGATCCTGGGCAAAGACAAGGCCTTCACCTACGACTACATGTTCGACATGGACTCGCAGCAGGACGCCATCTACACCACCTGCACGGAGAAGCTGATCGACGGCTGCTTCGAGGGCTACAACGCCACCATCTTTGCATACGGGCAG ACCGGCTCGGGGAAGACCTACACCATGGGGACGGGCTTCGACGTCAACATCGCCGATGACGAGCTGGGCATCGTCCCCCGCGCCGTCCACCACCTCTTCCAGGGCATCGAGGAGCGTCGGGAGGCGGCGCAGGCGCAGGGCCGTCCCGTGCCCGAGTTTAAGATCAACGCCCAGTTTCTTGAG CTTTATAATGAGGAAGTTCTGGACCTGTTTGACTCCTCAAGAGACATGAAGCAAAAATCGCACATCAAGATCCACGAAGATGCTAACGGGGGCATCTACACGGTGGGAGTGACCACCCGGACCGTCGGCTCCGAGGCCGAG ATGATCCAGTGCCTGAAGCTCGGAGCTCTGTCTCGGACCACGGCGAGCACGCAGATGAATGTCCAGAGCTCTCGATCACACGCCATCTTCACCATCCACCTGTGCCAAGTCCGCGTCTGTGCCTCTGACAAT CAGGAGAACGAGACCGATAACAGAGTCTCCAACGGAAACTCTGAGATGGATGAGTACGAGACGCTGACCGCCAAGTTCCACTTTGTGGACTTAGCCGGTTCTGAGAGGCTGAAGAGAACTGGGGCGACTGGAGACCGAGCCAAGGAGGGCATCTCCATCAACTGTGGGCTG CTGGCTCTGGGGAATGTAATCAGCGCTTTGGGTGACCGCAGCAAGCGGGCGTCTCATGTGCCTTATCGAGACTCCAAACTCACCCGACTTCTGCAGGACTCGTTAGGAGGGAACAG CCAAACAGTCATGATCGCCTGCATCAGTCCGTCTGACCGCGACTTCATGGAGACGCTCAACACTCTGAAGTACGCCAACCGGGCTCGCAACATCAAGAACAAGGTGATGGTGAACCAGGACAAGGCCAGTCAGCAGATCAGCGCTCTGAGGACCGAGATCGCCcgtctgcagatggagctgatggagtACAAGTCG GGCAAACGTATGGCCGGCGAGGACGGCGTGGAGAGTTTCAGCGACATGTTCCATGAAAACTCGATGCTGCAGACGGAGAACAGCAACCTGAGGGTGCGGGTGAAGGCCATGCAGGAGACCATCGATGCCCAGAGAGCGCGCCTCACCCAGCTGCTCAGCGACCAGGCCAACCAGGCCCTCGGCAGGGCAG GTGAGGGAGGAACCGAAGAGATTGGAAACATGATTCAGAGTTACATCAAAGAGATCGAAGACCTCAG AGCCAAACTGCTGGAGAGTGAGTCCGTGAACGAGCACCTGAGGAAGAACCTGGCCCGCGCCTCCAATCGGCAGTCGCTCTACGGAGGCCCGGGCGCCTTCGCCTCCGCCGCGCTGGCGCCCGAGAAggagacctctgacatcatcgaACTGGCCAAGAAAGACctggaaaaactgaaaaagcgggaaaagaagaagaagaaaag CGTCAACAAGGACGAAGTTCTCGACAACGAGCTGGAAAAgagcacagaaaaagagctgctggagcgtGAGGACGCGGAGATG GAGGTCCAGGAAGACAGCGATCacgaggaaggagaggaggaggaggaggaagaggaggagatggatgtGGAGGAGAGTTCAGACGATTCTGACTCCGAGTCAGATGAAAAAG AGAACTTCCAGGCCGATCTGGCCAACATCACCTGTGAGATCGCCATCAAGCAGAAGCTGATCGATGAGCTGGAGAACAGCCAGCGGCGCCTGCACACGCTCAAGCAGCAGTACGAGCAGAAGCTGATGATGCTGCAGTGCAAGATCAAAGACACGCAGCTGGAGCGAGACCGCATCCTCCACAACATGA ACTCGGTGGAAAGCGGCTCGGAGGACAAAGCGCGCAAGATTAAGGCCGAATacgagaagaagctgagtgTCATGAAcaaggagctgcagaagctgcactcTGCCCAGAAGGAGCACGCACGGCTGCTGAAGAACCAGTCGCAGTACGagaagcagctgaggaagctgcagACGGACGTGGCGGAGATGAAGAAGACCAAG GTGCGTCTCATGAAGCagatgaaggagcagcaggagaagaacaggATGAACGAATCTCGCAGAAATCGAGAAATCGCGTCCTTGAAGAAAGACCAGCGCCGGCAGGAG CACCAACTGAAGTTACTGGAAGCTCagaagaggcagcaggagctgatcctgaggaggaagacggaggaGGTGACGGCTCTCAGGAGGCAAGCTCGGCCCAGCTCGGGAAAGGTGATCAGAAAGGTCAACCTCCCAGAACCGGCCCAGGACTCCCCCCACAGACTCCCTCCGTCTGGGCGCATGTACTCCTCCGGCAGCACAGCCCCCACCAGCGCTCG ATCTCCCTACAGGCGCACAGTTGGTGTTTACTCCACCAGGGTCGCACGCAATAAGTGGCAGACCCTGGAGCGCCGCATCTCCGGCGTCATCATGCAGAGGATGACCATCTCCAACATGGAGGCCGACATGAACCGGCTCCTCAAG CAACGAGAGGAGCTGACCAAGCGCAAAGAGAAGGTGATCCGCAAGAAGGAGCGTCTGCTGAGGGAGGGGTCTGAGGCGGAGAAGACCGTCCCCCCCCTCAGCGAGGAGGTGGAGGCGCTGACCGCCAACATCGACTACATCAACGACAGCATCGCGGACTGCCAGGCCAACATCATGCAGATGGAGGAAACCAAG gaggagggcgACACGGTGGACGTCTCCGCCGTCATCAGCTCCTGCACGCTGGCCGAGGCTCGTTTTCTCCTGGATCACTTTATGTCCATGGCAATCAATAAG GGCCTCCAGGCCGCCCAGCGGGAGTCCCAGGTGAAGGTGATGGAGGGCAGGCTGAAGCAGACAGAGATCACCAGCGCCACCCAGAACCAGCTGCTCTTCCACATGCTGAAGGAGAAGGCCGAGTTCAACCCGGAGCTGGATGCGCTGCTGGGGAACGCGCTGCAAG AAACTGGAGACGACAGCAGCAGTGACGAGTCTGCACAGAGTCCCTCTGCTGATGGAGC TTTGGCTTCAGACCTGATGAAGCTCTGCGGTGAGAGCAAAACAAGAAACAAG gCTCGCAGGAGGACCACGACCCAGATGGAGCTGCTGTATGCAAACAGCGACTCCATCCTGGAGCTCCCCGCTGCAGATTTCTCCATGTTGCCTTTAGCTGAAACACCAGATGGGGGCGGAGAGGTGGAGGCGTCAGGCTCATCAGTCAGGGACTACGCCGCTCTCTCCCCTGGCTTTTCCTCTAAAATGGGCAGCAT CTCAGGCTCCAGAACTTCATCTGGGTTGGAAAAACGGGCAGCAGAACCCTCCCCGCTCTCTCGCAGGAAGACCTATGACAAGGCACAAGCAGCGGGCAACAGGGCAAAGGTCAAGGAGACTAAACA GGGCGTCATTTACCCCGTGCCGTCCACGAAGAGCAGCCGTTCGTCCACTTTGCAGTGCGTGCACGTGGCGGAGGGCCACAGCAAGGCCGTCCTGTGCGTGGACAGCACCGACGACCTTCTCTTCACCGGATCCAAAG ACCGGACCTGTAAGGTTTGGAACCTGGTGACGGGTCAGGAGATCATGTCCCTCGCGGGCCACCCCAACAACGTGGTGTCGGTCCGCTACAGCTCCAGTCTGGTCTTCACCGTCTCCACCTCCTACATCAAGGTGTGGGACATCCGAGACTCGGCCAAGTGCGTGCGGACGCTAAC GTCCTCCGGTCAGGTCACCCTCGGGGACGGCTGCTCGGCGAGCACCAGCCGCACCGTCGCCATCCcagcaggagagaaccagatcAACCAGATCGCTCTCAATCCCAACGGGACGGTTCTGTACGCAGCCGCGGGGAACTCGGTCCGAGTGTGGGACCTGCGGAG ATTTGCATCCACGGGAAAGCTAATGGGTCACCTGGGTCCGGTgatgtgtctgactgtggatcAGTCCGGAACCAGCAGTCAGGATCTGGTGATCACAGGGTCCAAGGATCACTACATCAAG CTGTTCGACGTGACCGAAGGCTCCCTGGGGAGCATCGGGCCCACGCACAACTTTGAGCCTCCTCACTACGACGGCATCGAGTCCCTGGTGGTCCAGGGAGACATGTTCTTCAGCGGCTCGCGAGACAACGGCATCAAGAAGTGGGACCTGGACCGTAAAGACCTGCTGCAG CAAGTCCCCAACGCCCACCGTGACTGGGTGTGTGCGCTGGGCGTGGTGCCCGGGTCGCCGGTGCTGCTGAGCGGCTGCCGGGCCGGCGTGCTGAAGCTGTGGCACACGGACACGCTGGGGCCTCTGGGGGAGCTGCGGGGCCACGAGAGCCCCATCACCAGCATCTCCACCAACAGCAGCCACCTCTTCACCGCCTCAGA CGACCGCACGGTGAAGATCTGGCGCGCgcgggggggcctggacagcACCGCGGAGGGGGCCGACAACGCCGACGAGGTGGCCAGTAACTGA